In Methanococcoides sp. LMO-2, a single window of DNA contains:
- a CDS encoding damage-control phosphatase ARMT1 family protein, producing MKMDPRCTYCLLSRVHYEAKLSTDDDDLIYRTMQAGLDVLKETYKPGVAAGVVSTAIHRKAYEMLGDDDPYVELRKLSNRIAEKVYPYAHSLVYEGSPSDEEMFRRAVLASVIGNFFDFGIMGFDVGEDVFDRTFAEIFRKDLDVDDTSEMFGMLDDVVYVVDNCGEIILDTLVFDIIRKVGGKITLVVRGAPMLTDVTMENVHELELDKKVDRVLTTGSNAVGVCFDEAPAEFIEALENASLIISKGMANYETMSEENFGSIAYLLRTKCEAVAEDMGLEMGCSVAKLVR from the coding sequence ATGAAAATGGATCCAAGATGTACATACTGCCTTCTCTCAAGGGTACACTATGAAGCAAAACTTTCAACAGATGATGATGATCTAATATATAGGACGATGCAGGCAGGTCTTGATGTGCTTAAAGAGACCTATAAGCCCGGAGTGGCGGCAGGCGTTGTATCTACTGCGATCCATAGGAAAGCTTATGAAATGCTTGGTGATGATGATCCCTATGTTGAGCTAAGGAAATTAAGCAACAGGATCGCAGAAAAAGTGTATCCTTATGCTCACTCTCTCGTGTATGAGGGCTCCCCTTCCGATGAGGAGATGTTCAGGCGGGCCGTACTTGCTTCTGTTATCGGGAACTTCTTTGACTTTGGCATCATGGGATTTGATGTTGGTGAAGATGTCTTTGACAGGACATTTGCGGAAATATTCAGGAAAGATCTTGATGTGGACGATACCTCCGAGATGTTCGGAATGCTCGATGATGTTGTCTATGTGGTCGATAACTGTGGCGAGATAATCCTTGATACTCTCGTCTTTGATATAATCAGGAAGGTCGGCGGCAAGATCACACTTGTTGTGCGTGGTGCTCCCATGCTTACTGATGTTACTATGGAGAACGTTCATGAGCTTGAGCTTGATAAAAAGGTGGATCGGGTGCTGACCACAGGATCAAATGCAGTAGGTGTCTGCTTTGATGAAGCTCCTGCTGAGTTCATAGAGGCCCTTGAAAATGCAAGCCTCATCATAAGCAAAGGCATGGCCAATTATGAAACGATGTCCGAGGAGAACTTTGGGTCTATTGCATATCTGCTTCGTACAAAATGTGAAGCCGTAGCAGAGGATATGGGTCTTGAGATGGGATGTTCCGTGGCAAAACTTGTCAGGTGA